A single Tamandua tetradactyla isolate mTamTet1 chromosome X, mTamTet1.pri, whole genome shotgun sequence DNA region contains:
- the PWWP3B gene encoding PWWP domain-containing DNA repair factor 3B: protein MDAKYVLCNWEDQLWPAKILSQSETSINNKRKKAFSLEVQILSLDEKIQVESTDIKILNKSQIEDIASSLVAQSEASAIPRELAVYERSLKMALDILNERTNLSQENTPDKDNTTTLSQDESHKQSDLPLRKKYRIHNGDLPKNSEESENTGSLLVSLESDDSIYDDESQLHATIGTTPSEMETKSSENSTWCHSFPSLSEDDDEKESKKKVATSAIMALNSTVKEESACVKYENFIPILPSDMLTATKALKEEAQETCPKTLVISSECSTFSENIEDPGEGPSYPCLVGSQNAPSMESEMGVATSSDQCSLEYQFSLSASNHVLDYSLFLLNNERNLQRLDFEEFEEELQTSDKSMHLNPIDASIFDENEEDEELPHIVFHYEPRSFETGMIVWFKYKKYPFWPAVVKSIRRKEKKASVLFVEANMNPEKKGTRVPFRRLKKFDCKEKQALVDKAREDYSESIDWCISLICDYRVRIGCGSFTGSFLEYYAADISYPIRKAMKQDTLRDIFPKLHNEDTVEPMIMTSQTKKMSFQKILPDRMKAARDRANKNLVDFIVNAKGTENHLLDILKGRKGSRWLKSFLNANRFMPCIETYFEDEDQLDEVVKYLQEIYTQIDEGMLTLIKNDKIKFILEVLLPEAIICSISAVDGLDYKAAEAKYLKGPSLGYRERELFDAKIIFEKRRKPPTNETH, encoded by the coding sequence ATGGATGCCAAATATGTTCTGTGCAATTGGGAAGACCAACTATGGCCAGCAAAAATTTTGTCCCAATCTGAGACTTCAATaaacaataagagaaaaaagGCATTTTCCCTAGAAGTTCAAATACTCTCACTAGATGAAAAAATTCAAGTGGAAAGCACAGACATAAAGATTCTAAATAAGTCTCAAATTGAAGACATTGCTTCCTCACTGGTGGCACAGTCAGAGGCCAGTGCTATACCTAGAGAGTTGGCAGTCTATGAAAGATCACTTAAAATGGCACTGGATATTCtgaatgagagaacaaatttGAGTCAAGAAAACACTCCAGACAAAGACAACACCACCACACTGTCTCAAGATGAATCACATAAGCAATCTGATTTACCCCTTCGTAAAAAGTATCGGATTCACAACGGAGACTTACCGAAGAATTCTGAGGAAAGTGAAAATACAGGATCCCTGTTGGTCTCTTTAGAGAGTGATGACTCCATATATGATGATGAGTCACAGCTACATGCAACCATCGGTACTACTCCAAGTGAAATGGAAACAAAGTCATCGGAAAACTCAACCTGGTGCCACAGTTTCCCTTCACTTTCAGAAGATGATGATGAAAAAGAGAGCAAGAAAAAGGTTGCTACCTCAGCAATTATGGCCTTGAATTCCACAGTCAAGGAGGAAAGTGCATGTGTTAAATATGAAAACTTCATTCCAATTTTGCCATCAGATATGCTCACTGCTACCAAAGCTTTGAAAGAGGAGGCACAGGAAACCTGCCCAAAGACTCTCGTTATTTCCTCTGAATGCTCTACTTTTTCAGAGAATATTGAGGACCCTGGAGAGGGTCCTTCATATCCATGCTTAGTTGGCAGCCAGAATGCACCTTCCATGGAATCAGAGATGGGTGTTGCAACATCCTCTGATCAGTGTTCACTGGAATACCAGTTTTCACTTAGTGCCTCTAACCATGTCCTGGATTATTCACTCTTTCTTTTGAATAATGAAAGAAATCTTCAGAGACtagattttgaggagtttgaggaaGAACTTCAAACTTCTGACAAGTCAATGCATTTAAATCCTATTGATGCTTCCATATTTGATGAAAACGAGGAAGATGAAGAACTTCCACACATTGTTTTTCATTATGAGCCACGCTCATTTGAAACAGGAATGATAGTCtggtttaaatataaaaaatatccattttgGCCAGCAGTGGTAAAAAGCATCAGGcgaaaagagaagaaagcaagtGTGCTTTTTGTTGAGGCAAACATGAATCCTGAAAAGAAAGGCACTAGAGTGCCTTTTAGAAGATTAAAGAAATTTGATTGTAAAGAGAAACAAGCACTAGTAGATAAAGCCAGGGAGGATTACAGTGAAAGTATTGACTGGTGCATCTCACTGATTTGTGACTACAGAGTTAGAATAGGTTGTGGTTCTTTTACAGGCTCTTTCCTTGAATATTATGCTGCTGACATTAGTTATCCAATTAGGAAAGCAATGAAACAGGATACCTTGAGggacatttttccaaagttgCATAATGAAGATACTGTGGAACCAATGATCATGACTTCccagaccaagaaaatgtccttcCAGAAAATTCTCCCTGACCGGATGAAGGCTGCTCGCGACCGAGCCAACAAGAACCTAGTAGACTTCATCGTGAATGCAAAGGGAACAGAGAACCATCTTCTAGacattttaaaaggaaggaaaggttCCAGGTGGTTGAAATCATTTTTGAATGCAAATAGGTTCATGCCCTGTATTGAAACATACTTTGAGGATGAAGATCAGTTGGATGAGGTtgtaaaatatttacaagaaatCTATACACAAATAGATGAAGGAATGCTgactttaataaaaaatgataaaattaaatttatcctGGAAGTTCTTCTGCCGGAAGCAATCATTTGTTCAATTTCTGCTGTGGATGGATTAGATTACAAGGCAGCTGAAGCAAAGTATCTAAAAGGACCATCTCTAGGCTACAGGGAAAGAGAATTATTTGATGCAAAAATCATATTTGAAAAGAGACGAAAACCACCAACAAATGAAACTCATTAA